One Gossypium raimondii isolate GPD5lz chromosome 3, ASM2569854v1, whole genome shotgun sequence genomic window carries:
- the LOC105795339 gene encoding purple acid phosphatase 2 has product MSSSSSSVICSFVIVLALFFNSLLLCYGGKTSIYVRKEEKTVDMPLHSDVFQAPLGYNAPQQVHITQGDHVGKAVIVSWVTQDEPGSNTVVYWSEGSKEKMKAVGKISTYKYYNYTSGFIHHCTVKNLEYNTKYYYVVGEGTSMRKFWFTTPPEVGPDVPYTFGLIGDLGQTFDSNVTLTHYEKNPKNGQTMLFVGDLSYADNHPNHDNVRWDTWGRFVERSAAYQPWIWTAGNHEIDFAPEIGETKPFKPYTHRYHVPYRASQSTAPFWYSIKRASAYIIVLSSYSAYGKYTPQNQWIEQELPKVNRTETPWLIVLMHSPWYHSYNYHYMEAETMRVMYEPLLVQYKVDVVFSGHVHAYERSERISNIAYDLVNGKCSPVKDLSAPIYITIGDGGNIEGIANNMTVPQPEYSAYREASFGHAIFDIKNRTHAYYSWHRNHDGYAVQGDSTWVFNRFWHPVDESQ; this is encoded by the exons ATgagctcttcttcttcttcagtgaTATGttcttttgttattgttttagctttatttttcaattcattgTTGTTATGTTATGGTGGAAAGACTAGTATCTACGTTAGGAAAGAGGAGAAAACTGTGGATATGCCCCTTCACAGTGACGTTTTTCAAGCTCCTCTTGGTTACAATGCACCTCAACAG gttCATATAACACAAGGCGACCATGTGGGGAAAGCTGTGATTGTTTCATGGGTGACCCAAGATGAACCCGGTTCAAATACAGTGGTTTATTGGAGTGAAGGTAGCAAAGAGAAGATGAAGGCAGTGGGGAAAATTAGTACTTATAAGTACTATAATTATACCTCTGGTTTCATTCATCACTGTACTGTCAAGAACTTGGAG tacAACACCAAGTATTACTATGTGGTTGGTGAGGGTACTTCAATGAGAAAATTCTGGTTTACAACACCTCCTGAAGTTGGACCTGATGTTCCTTACACATTTGGTCTCATTG GGGATCTCGGGCAGACTTTTGATTCGAATGTAACACTCACTCATTACGAAAAGAACCCAAAGAATGGTCAGACCATGTTGTTTGTTGGGGATCTTTCGTATGCTGATAACCATCCAAATCATGATAATGTTAGGTGGGATACGTGGGGAAGGTTTGTTGAGAGAAGTGCTGCTTACCAACCATGGATATGGACTGCTGGAAATCACGAAATCGACTTCGCACCTGAAATC GGTGAAACAAAGCCGTTTAAGCCTTACACTCATCGATATCATGTTCCTTACCGAGCATCACAAAGTACTGCTCCCTTTTGGTACTCAATCAAGAGAGCTTCAGCATACATCATAGTGTTGTCTTCATATTCGGCATATGGTAAATACACTCCTCAGAACCAATGGATCGAACAAGAGCTACCGAAAGTTAACCGAACTGAAACACCCTGGTTAATTGTTCTAATGCATTCCCCATGGTATCATAGCTATAACTACCATTATATGGAAGCTGAAACCATGAGAGTAATGTATGAGCCATTATTAGTTCAGTACAAAGTCGATGTTGTATTTTCCGGTCATGTCCACGCCTATGAACGATCG GAGCGTATATCGAACATCGCATACGATCTCGTAAACGGTAAATGCAGTCCTGTGAAGGATCTATCTGCTCCTATTTACATAACTATCGGCGATGGAGGAAACATTGAAGGCATAGCAAACAA CATGACCGTCCCTCAGCCGGAGTATTCAGCTTATCGAGAAGCTAGTTTCGGTCATGCCATTTTCGATATAAAGAACCGGACTCATGCTTATTATAGTTGGCACCGCAACCATGACGGGTACGCCGTTCAAGGCGATTCGACGTGGGTTTTCAACCGATTCTGGCATCCAGTTGACGAGTCTCAATGA
- the LOC105795340 gene encoding cysteine protease RD19A → MAHRIAFSVCVVSYFLFIGLISSEAFSVVGSEVDPLIRQVTDGQDDGVETQPLTAEHHFSLFKARFKKSYGSEEEHDYRFKVFRANLRRAARHQKLDPSATHGVTQFSDLTPGEFRKRFLGLRRLRLPKDANQAPILPTDNLPEDFDWREKGAVTPVKNQGSCGSCWSFSTTGALEGANFLATGKLVSLSEQQLVDCDHECDPEEAGSCDSGCNGGLMNSAFEYTLKAGGLMREEDYPYTGTDRGTCKFDKSKIVAKVANFSVVSLDEDQIAANLVKNGPLAVAINAVFMQTYIGGVSCPYICSKRLDHGVLLVGYGSAGYAPIRLKDKPYWIIKNSWGETWGENGFYKICRGRNVCGVDSLVSTVAAVNTNSE, encoded by the exons atggCTCATCGTATAGCGTTTTCTGTGTGTGTCGTTTCGTATTTTTTATTCATCGGTTTGATATCGTCGGAGGCTTTCTCGGTCGTCGGATCAGAAGTTGATCCGTTGATCAGGCAAGTAACGGACGGTCAAGATGATGGAGTGGAGACACAGCCTTTGACCGCTGAGCATCACTTCTCGTTGTTCAAGGCTCGGTTCAAGAAATCGTACGGCTCGGAGGAGGAGCATGATTACCGGTTCAAGGTTTTCCGGGCGAACTTGAGACGAGCGGCGCGTCATCAGAAGCTTGACCCGTCCGCGACTCACGGTGTGACTCAGTTCTCCGATTTGACTCCCGGTGAGTTCAGGAAGAGGTTTTTGGGGTTAAGGAGGTTGAGACTGCCTAAAGATGCGAACCAGGCACCGATTTTGCCTACCGATAATTTGCCTGAGGATTTTGATTGGAGAGAAAAAGGAGCTGTTACGCCCGTCAAAAAtcag GGTTCATGTGGATCATGCTGGTCTTTTAGTACAACAGGAGCCTTGGAAGGTGCTAATTTTTTGGCAACTGGAAAACTCGTGAGCCTTAGTGAGCAACAGCTCGTTGATTGTGATCATGAG TGTGATCCAGAGGAAGCAGGTTCATGCGACTCAGGATGCAATGGTGGTCTCATGAATAGTGCTTTTGAGTATACACTCAAAGCTGGTGGACTCATGCGTGAGGAAGACTACCCCTACACTGGCACTGATCGTGGGACCTGCAAATTTGACAAGTCTAAGATTGTTGCTAAGGTGGCCAATTTCAGTGTTGTTTCCCTTGATGAGGATCAAATTGCTGCAAATCTTGTGAAGAATGGTCCTCTTGCAG TTGCCATAAATGCAGTGTTCATGCAAACATACATTGGGGGAGTTTCTTGCCCGTACATTTGCTCTAAACGCCTCGACCACGGAGTATTGTTGGTGGGGTATGGTTCAGCAGGCTATGCCCCCATCAGGTTGAAGGATAAACCATATTGGATCATTAAGAACTCATGGGGAGAAACCTGGGGTGAAAATGGGTTCTACAAAATTTGCAGGGGTCGCAATGTTTGTGGTGTAGATTCCTTGGTCTCTACTGTTGCTGCTGTTAATACCAACTCTGAGTAA